The genomic segment ATCGGCCACTAAAAAGCCCCGCCTGGTGACCCAGGCGGGGCTTTTTTATGTCTGAACATCGGGCGAGCTCGCTCCCACGGGGTTCGAGGCGGGTCACAAAAGAGCAACTGCACCCTTAGATATGCGTCACGTTTGCTTGAAGACCAACGCCTGCGGCACATCCACATCCCACAACACCCCAGGATCATCCACTGCCACCTCGACCACCCGCGCCTGCGTAAATAACGGCCTGGCCCCACGATCACCGGACAGCGCCATCAACCCCGGCCCCAGACTTCGGCCAAACCCCACCGGGTGCCCATACTCGCCTTCCAGCACCGGTACGCTGACGCCATCTTCCACAATTCCCGCCACCACCCGCTCAATCGTCGACGGCAGAATAAACGGCATATCACCCAGCACCACCAACCAGCCATCAAGCTGCGGACACGCCGCGACCCCAGCGGCAATGCTGTCGCCCATGCCCGTGGATTCGATCAGCACAATTTCGCACCCATAAGCCTGGGCCATGCGAATCACCTGCGGGCGATCCTCGGTGGTGACCAGCACCCGTCGCTCAAGCGTCGCCGGCAAATTCCCCAGTACCTGCTCAGTCACCGAGCGCACAGCACCATCACGACCCGTGCAATCCGCCAGCAGCTTGTCTTTGTCGGCACCGGCGACGTGTCGAAAGCGACTGCCCTGTCCCGCCGCCAACACGATGACACCCACCGCCTCGCTCATACGCCCTCCTGCACCGGTTTCTTCTGCTTCAATTCGACGCCGTTCTTGATTGCCACAATCTCTGACATCAACGACAAGGCGATTTCTGCGGGTGTGTGGCTGCCGATATGCAAACCAATCGGCCCGTGCAAGCGCTCGATGGACTGTGGAGACAGACCCAGAAGCGCCAGATTCTCCCGCCGCTTCTGACTGTTGACCCGAGAGCCCAGGGCGCCGACGTAGAACGCGCTGGAGTCCAGTGCCGTGAGCAGGGCCATGTCGTCCAGACGCGGGTCGTGGGTCAGGGCAACGATGGCGGTGCGCTCATCGGTCTGGATGTTCAGTACCGCTTCATCGGGCATGCCCGGGACAAAGCGGCCATGCTGCTCTTCCCAGCCATGCACAAACTCGCTGCGCGGATCACAGATCAACACTTCGAAATCCAGCAGCCGGGCCATTTCTGCCACATACCGCGACAATTGCCCCGCGCCAATCAGTAACAGTCGCCAACGCGGTCCGTAAATGGCGCGCAGGGTGCTGCCATCAAAGCTCAACACATCGCTCTTGTGCGCCGGCTGCAACACCACCTCACCAGTAGCGATGTCCAGCGAACGGGCGACAATTTCATGGGCCTCGCACCGGGCCAGCAACTCGGCCACCCACGCTGGATCGCCGATCCGCTCTTCGGTCAGGCGCAAGGTGCCACCGCAAGGCAAGCCGAATCGCGCGGCTTCCTCACGGGTCACGCCATAGGTGATCATTTGCACGGGCGGACCGTCCGGCGTAATGCGCCCATCGTGCAACCGCGCAATGACGTCGTCTTCAACGCAGCCACCAGACACCGAGCCGATCACCGCGCCATCCTCACGCAGCGCCAACATGGCACCCGGTGCCCGAGGCGCAGTGCCCCAGGTCTGGACCACGCTGTAGAGCATCACCCGCTGTCCGGCACGCCGCCATTGCAGCACAGCGCGCAGAACGTTCAGGTCAACGCTGTCCATCAGGCTTCAGCCTTCTGCCAGCCTTGCAACTGATAGCGAACCGGCAAATTGCGAATGCGTTTGCCGGTCGCGGCGAAGATCGCATTGCACAGCGCCGGGGCAATTGGCGGCACACCTGGCTCACCGACACCGCCCAACGGCACATCCCCCGGCGGCGTGACCAGATGCACTGCCACCTCCTTCGACGCCAGCGACATGCGCGCCACCTCGTACATATGGAAGTTGTCCTGCTGGACCTTGCCGTCCTTGAAACTGATCTCACCCAATACCGCATTGCCCAGGCCCATGACGCAGGCGCCTTCGAACTGTGAGCGAATCCGCTCGGGGTTGATCTGCGGCCCGCAATCCACGGCGATATCCGCCTTGTGCACGATCAGCGTACCGTCATCCTTGACCTCGACCTCAATCACCGCCGCCACATAGGTGACGAAGCTGTAATGCACCGCCAGACCCAGGCCTCGGCCCCTGGGCAATGTGCGCCCCCAGC from the Pseudomonas sp. N3-W genome contains:
- a CDS encoding NTP transferase domain-containing protein produces the protein MSEAVGVIVLAAGQGSRFRHVAGADKDKLLADCTGRDGAVRSVTEQVLGNLPATLERRVLVTTEDRPQVIRMAQAYGCEIVLIESTGMGDSIAAGVAACPQLDGWLVVLGDMPFILPSTIERVVAGIVEDGVSVPVLEGEYGHPVGFGRSLGPGLMALSGDRGARPLFTQARVVEVAVDDPGVLWDVDVPQALVFKQT
- a CDS encoding XdhC family protein — translated: MDSVDLNVLRAVLQWRRAGQRVMLYSVVQTWGTAPRAPGAMLALREDGAVIGSVSGGCVEDDVIARLHDGRITPDGPPVQMITYGVTREEAARFGLPCGGTLRLTEERIGDPAWVAELLARCEAHEIVARSLDIATGEVVLQPAHKSDVLSFDGSTLRAIYGPRWRLLLIGAGQLSRYVAEMARLLDFEVLICDPRSEFVHGWEEQHGRFVPGMPDEAVLNIQTDERTAIVALTHDPRLDDMALLTALDSSAFYVGALGSRVNSQKRRENLALLGLSPQSIERLHGPIGLHIGSHTPAEIALSLMSEIVAIKNGVELKQKKPVQEGV